From a region of the Oncorhynchus gorbuscha isolate QuinsamMale2020 ecotype Even-year unplaced genomic scaffold, OgorEven_v1.0 Un_scaffold_12:::fragment_2:::debris, whole genome shotgun sequence genome:
- the gtf2a1 gene encoding transcription initiation factor IIA subunit 1 isoform X1: protein MASSANSNPVPKLYRSVIEDVINEVRELFLDEGVDEQVLMELKTLWENKLMQSKAVEGFHTEEQAALQAAAHQQAQQAQQANQQAQAQQVLLPPQQQVTSWQSTRPTVTSAPQQQVIVQDPKILQHMSATGMSAAATAATLALPTGVSPYHQLITSQGNLSQNCYIKTADGQILQFVRAANGAQYIIQPQQQMVLQQQVLPQMQPGGVQAPVIQQVRPITQVLAPLQGGHPQQTGVIIQPQQIVLTGNKVQQNAQVMQMPGQPGQVQQIQQQVQQVQQAQGGAAPGPPQQQAKQQPPMMLQVDGAGDTSSEDEDEEEEEYDEDEDEDKDKDGGEDGQVEEEPLNSEDDVSDEEDQELFDTENVVVCQYDKIHRSKNKWKFHLKDGIMNLNGRDYVFSKAIGDAEW from the exons CCTAAACTGTACAGGTCTGTGATTGAAGATGTTATCAACGAAGTCCGGGAGCTCTTCCTGGATGAGGGGGTGGACGAGCAGGTTCTCATGGAGCTCAAAACG CTGTGGGAGAACAAGTTGATGCAGAGTAAGGCAGTGGAGGGCTTCCATACCGAGGAGCAGGCGGCCCTCCAGGCAGCAGCCCATCAGCAGGCCCAACAGGCCCAGCAGGCCAACCAGCAAGCCCAGGCACAGCAGGTCCTCCTGCCCCCACAGCAGCAAG TGACAAGCTGGCAATCCACCCGGCCTACTGTCACAAGCG CACCCCAGCAGCAAGTCATTGTGCAGGATCCTAAGATTCTGCAGCACATGAGTGCAACGGGGATG AGTGCAGCAGCCACCGCAGCAACCCTGGCCTTACCCACAGGTGTCAGTCCCTACCATCAGCTTATCACCAGTCAAG GCAATTTGTCCCAGAATTGTTATATTAAGACAGCGGACG GTCAGATCCTACAGTTTGTGCGTGCAGCCAACGGTGCTCAGTACATCATCCAGCCTCAGCAGCAGATGGTACTACAACAGCAGGTCCTTCCTCAGATGCAGCCGGGTGGCGTGCAGGCTCCCGTAATACAGCAGGTACGCCCCATTACACAG GTTCTGGCTCCTCTCCAGGGAGGCCACCCACAGCAGACTGGAGTCATCATCCAGCCTCAACAGATCGTCCTCACTGGGAACAAGGTCCAGCAGAATGCACAG GTAATGCAGATGCCAGGCCAGCCCGGCCAGGTGCAGCAGATCCAGCAGCAGGTCCAACAAGTCCAACAGGCCCAGGGTGGCGCTGCGCCAGGGCCACCACAGCAGCAAGCCAAGCAGCAGCCTCCTATGATGCTGCAGGTTGACGGAGCGGGGGACACGTCCTCAGAGgatgaggacgaggaggaggaggaatatgaTGAGGATGAAGATGAAGACAAGGATAAAGATGGAGGGGAGGACGGCCAGGTGGAGGAG GAGCCTCTGAACAGTGAAGATGACGTGAGTGATGAGGAGGACCAAGAACTGTTTGACACAGAGAACGTGGTGGTGTGCCAGTACGACAAG ATCCACAGAAGTAAGAACAAATGGAAGTTCCACCTGAAGGATGGTATCATGAACCTGAATGGCCGAGACTACGTCTTCTCCAAAGCCATCGGGGACGCTGAGTGGTAA
- the gtf2a1 gene encoding transcription initiation factor IIA subunit 1 isoform X5 has translation MELKTLWENKLMQSKAVEGFHTEEQAALQAAAHQQAQQAQQANQQAQAQQVLLPPQQQVTSWQSTRPTVTSAPQQQVIVQDPKILQHMSATGMSAAATAATLALPTGVSPYHQLITSQGNLSQNCYIKTADGQILQFVRAANGAQYIIQPQQQMVLQQQVLPQMQPGGVQAPVIQQVRPITQVLAPLQGGHPQQTGVIIQPQQIVLTGNKVQQNAQVMQMPGQPGQVQQIQQQVQQVQQAQGGAAPGPPQQQAKQQPPMMLQVDGAGDTSSEDEDEEEEEYDEDEDEDKDKDGGEDGQVEEEPLNSEDDVSDEEDQELFDTENVVVCQYDKIHRSKNKWKFHLKDGIMNLNGRDYVFSKAIGDAEW, from the exons ATGGAGCTCAAAACG CTGTGGGAGAACAAGTTGATGCAGAGTAAGGCAGTGGAGGGCTTCCATACCGAGGAGCAGGCGGCCCTCCAGGCAGCAGCCCATCAGCAGGCCCAACAGGCCCAGCAGGCCAACCAGCAAGCCCAGGCACAGCAGGTCCTCCTGCCCCCACAGCAGCAAG TGACAAGCTGGCAATCCACCCGGCCTACTGTCACAAGCG CACCCCAGCAGCAAGTCATTGTGCAGGATCCTAAGATTCTGCAGCACATGAGTGCAACGGGGATG AGTGCAGCAGCCACCGCAGCAACCCTGGCCTTACCCACAGGTGTCAGTCCCTACCATCAGCTTATCACCAGTCAAG GCAATTTGTCCCAGAATTGTTATATTAAGACAGCGGACG GTCAGATCCTACAGTTTGTGCGTGCAGCCAACGGTGCTCAGTACATCATCCAGCCTCAGCAGCAGATGGTACTACAACAGCAGGTCCTTCCTCAGATGCAGCCGGGTGGCGTGCAGGCTCCCGTAATACAGCAGGTACGCCCCATTACACAG GTTCTGGCTCCTCTCCAGGGAGGCCACCCACAGCAGACTGGAGTCATCATCCAGCCTCAACAGATCGTCCTCACTGGGAACAAGGTCCAGCAGAATGCACAG GTAATGCAGATGCCAGGCCAGCCCGGCCAGGTGCAGCAGATCCAGCAGCAGGTCCAACAAGTCCAACAGGCCCAGGGTGGCGCTGCGCCAGGGCCACCACAGCAGCAAGCCAAGCAGCAGCCTCCTATGATGCTGCAGGTTGACGGAGCGGGGGACACGTCCTCAGAGgatgaggacgaggaggaggaggaatatgaTGAGGATGAAGATGAAGACAAGGATAAAGATGGAGGGGAGGACGGCCAGGTGGAGGAG GAGCCTCTGAACAGTGAAGATGACGTGAGTGATGAGGAGGACCAAGAACTGTTTGACACAGAGAACGTGGTGGTGTGCCAGTACGACAAG ATCCACAGAAGTAAGAACAAATGGAAGTTCCACCTGAAGGATGGTATCATGAACCTGAATGGCCGAGACTACGTCTTCTCCAAAGCCATCGGGGACGCTGAGTGGTAA
- the gtf2a1 gene encoding transcription initiation factor IIA subunit 1 isoform X4: MASSANSNPVPKLYRSVIEDVINEVRELFLDEGVDEQVLMELKTLWENKLMQSKAVEGFHTEEQAALQAAAHQQAQQAQQANQQAQAQQVLLPPQQQVTSWQSTRPTVTSAPQQQVIVQDPKILQHMSATGMSAAATAATLALPTGVSPYHQLITSQGQILQFVRAANGAQYIIQPQQQMVLQQQVLPQMQPGGVQAPVIQQVLAPLQGGHPQQTGVIIQPQQIVLTGNKVQQNAQVMQMPGQPGQVQQIQQQVQQVQQAQGGAAPGPPQQQAKQQPPMMLQVDGAGDTSSEDEDEEEEEYDEDEDEDKDKDGGEDGQVEEEPLNSEDDVSDEEDQELFDTENVVVCQYDKIHRSKNKWKFHLKDGIMNLNGRDYVFSKAIGDAEW; this comes from the exons CCTAAACTGTACAGGTCTGTGATTGAAGATGTTATCAACGAAGTCCGGGAGCTCTTCCTGGATGAGGGGGTGGACGAGCAGGTTCTCATGGAGCTCAAAACG CTGTGGGAGAACAAGTTGATGCAGAGTAAGGCAGTGGAGGGCTTCCATACCGAGGAGCAGGCGGCCCTCCAGGCAGCAGCCCATCAGCAGGCCCAACAGGCCCAGCAGGCCAACCAGCAAGCCCAGGCACAGCAGGTCCTCCTGCCCCCACAGCAGCAAG TGACAAGCTGGCAATCCACCCGGCCTACTGTCACAAGCG CACCCCAGCAGCAAGTCATTGTGCAGGATCCTAAGATTCTGCAGCACATGAGTGCAACGGGGATG AGTGCAGCAGCCACCGCAGCAACCCTGGCCTTACCCACAGGTGTCAGTCCCTACCATCAGCTTATCACCAGTCAAG GTCAGATCCTACAGTTTGTGCGTGCAGCCAACGGTGCTCAGTACATCATCCAGCCTCAGCAGCAGATGGTACTACAACAGCAGGTCCTTCCTCAGATGCAGCCGGGTGGCGTGCAGGCTCCCGTAATACAGCAG GTTCTGGCTCCTCTCCAGGGAGGCCACCCACAGCAGACTGGAGTCATCATCCAGCCTCAACAGATCGTCCTCACTGGGAACAAGGTCCAGCAGAATGCACAG GTAATGCAGATGCCAGGCCAGCCCGGCCAGGTGCAGCAGATCCAGCAGCAGGTCCAACAAGTCCAACAGGCCCAGGGTGGCGCTGCGCCAGGGCCACCACAGCAGCAAGCCAAGCAGCAGCCTCCTATGATGCTGCAGGTTGACGGAGCGGGGGACACGTCCTCAGAGgatgaggacgaggaggaggaggaatatgaTGAGGATGAAGATGAAGACAAGGATAAAGATGGAGGGGAGGACGGCCAGGTGGAGGAG GAGCCTCTGAACAGTGAAGATGACGTGAGTGATGAGGAGGACCAAGAACTGTTTGACACAGAGAACGTGGTGGTGTGCCAGTACGACAAG ATCCACAGAAGTAAGAACAAATGGAAGTTCCACCTGAAGGATGGTATCATGAACCTGAATGGCCGAGACTACGTCTTCTCCAAAGCCATCGGGGACGCTGAGTGGTAA
- the gtf2a1 gene encoding transcription initiation factor IIA subunit 1 isoform X3 gives MASSANSNPVPKLYRSVIEDVINEVRELFLDEGVDEQVLMELKTLWENKLMQSKAVEGFHTEEQAALQAAAHQQAQQAQQANQQAQAQQVLLPPQQQVTSWQSTRPTVTSAPQQQVIVQDPKILQHMSATGMSAAATAATLALPTGVSPYHQLITSQGQILQFVRAANGAQYIIQPQQQMVLQQQVLPQMQPGGVQAPVIQQVRPITQVLAPLQGGHPQQTGVIIQPQQIVLTGNKVQQNAQVMQMPGQPGQVQQIQQQVQQVQQAQGGAAPGPPQQQAKQQPPMMLQVDGAGDTSSEDEDEEEEEYDEDEDEDKDKDGGEDGQVEEEPLNSEDDVSDEEDQELFDTENVVVCQYDKIHRSKNKWKFHLKDGIMNLNGRDYVFSKAIGDAEW, from the exons CCTAAACTGTACAGGTCTGTGATTGAAGATGTTATCAACGAAGTCCGGGAGCTCTTCCTGGATGAGGGGGTGGACGAGCAGGTTCTCATGGAGCTCAAAACG CTGTGGGAGAACAAGTTGATGCAGAGTAAGGCAGTGGAGGGCTTCCATACCGAGGAGCAGGCGGCCCTCCAGGCAGCAGCCCATCAGCAGGCCCAACAGGCCCAGCAGGCCAACCAGCAAGCCCAGGCACAGCAGGTCCTCCTGCCCCCACAGCAGCAAG TGACAAGCTGGCAATCCACCCGGCCTACTGTCACAAGCG CACCCCAGCAGCAAGTCATTGTGCAGGATCCTAAGATTCTGCAGCACATGAGTGCAACGGGGATG AGTGCAGCAGCCACCGCAGCAACCCTGGCCTTACCCACAGGTGTCAGTCCCTACCATCAGCTTATCACCAGTCAAG GTCAGATCCTACAGTTTGTGCGTGCAGCCAACGGTGCTCAGTACATCATCCAGCCTCAGCAGCAGATGGTACTACAACAGCAGGTCCTTCCTCAGATGCAGCCGGGTGGCGTGCAGGCTCCCGTAATACAGCAGGTACGCCCCATTACACAG GTTCTGGCTCCTCTCCAGGGAGGCCACCCACAGCAGACTGGAGTCATCATCCAGCCTCAACAGATCGTCCTCACTGGGAACAAGGTCCAGCAGAATGCACAG GTAATGCAGATGCCAGGCCAGCCCGGCCAGGTGCAGCAGATCCAGCAGCAGGTCCAACAAGTCCAACAGGCCCAGGGTGGCGCTGCGCCAGGGCCACCACAGCAGCAAGCCAAGCAGCAGCCTCCTATGATGCTGCAGGTTGACGGAGCGGGGGACACGTCCTCAGAGgatgaggacgaggaggaggaggaatatgaTGAGGATGAAGATGAAGACAAGGATAAAGATGGAGGGGAGGACGGCCAGGTGGAGGAG GAGCCTCTGAACAGTGAAGATGACGTGAGTGATGAGGAGGACCAAGAACTGTTTGACACAGAGAACGTGGTGGTGTGCCAGTACGACAAG ATCCACAGAAGTAAGAACAAATGGAAGTTCCACCTGAAGGATGGTATCATGAACCTGAATGGCCGAGACTACGTCTTCTCCAAAGCCATCGGGGACGCTGAGTGGTAA
- the gtf2a1 gene encoding transcription initiation factor IIA subunit 1 isoform X2, which translates to MASSANSNPVPKLYRSVIEDVINEVRELFLDEGVDEQVLMELKTLWENKLMQSKAVEGFHTEEQAALQAAAHQQAQQAQQANQQAQAQQVLLPPQQQVTSWQSTRPTVTSAPQQQVIVQDPKILQHMSATGMSAAATAATLALPTGVSPYHQLITSQGNLSQNCYIKTADGQILQFVRAANGAQYIIQPQQQMVLQQQVLPQMQPGGVQAPVIQQVLAPLQGGHPQQTGVIIQPQQIVLTGNKVQQNAQVMQMPGQPGQVQQIQQQVQQVQQAQGGAAPGPPQQQAKQQPPMMLQVDGAGDTSSEDEDEEEEEYDEDEDEDKDKDGGEDGQVEEEPLNSEDDVSDEEDQELFDTENVVVCQYDKIHRSKNKWKFHLKDGIMNLNGRDYVFSKAIGDAEW; encoded by the exons CCTAAACTGTACAGGTCTGTGATTGAAGATGTTATCAACGAAGTCCGGGAGCTCTTCCTGGATGAGGGGGTGGACGAGCAGGTTCTCATGGAGCTCAAAACG CTGTGGGAGAACAAGTTGATGCAGAGTAAGGCAGTGGAGGGCTTCCATACCGAGGAGCAGGCGGCCCTCCAGGCAGCAGCCCATCAGCAGGCCCAACAGGCCCAGCAGGCCAACCAGCAAGCCCAGGCACAGCAGGTCCTCCTGCCCCCACAGCAGCAAG TGACAAGCTGGCAATCCACCCGGCCTACTGTCACAAGCG CACCCCAGCAGCAAGTCATTGTGCAGGATCCTAAGATTCTGCAGCACATGAGTGCAACGGGGATG AGTGCAGCAGCCACCGCAGCAACCCTGGCCTTACCCACAGGTGTCAGTCCCTACCATCAGCTTATCACCAGTCAAG GCAATTTGTCCCAGAATTGTTATATTAAGACAGCGGACG GTCAGATCCTACAGTTTGTGCGTGCAGCCAACGGTGCTCAGTACATCATCCAGCCTCAGCAGCAGATGGTACTACAACAGCAGGTCCTTCCTCAGATGCAGCCGGGTGGCGTGCAGGCTCCCGTAATACAGCAG GTTCTGGCTCCTCTCCAGGGAGGCCACCCACAGCAGACTGGAGTCATCATCCAGCCTCAACAGATCGTCCTCACTGGGAACAAGGTCCAGCAGAATGCACAG GTAATGCAGATGCCAGGCCAGCCCGGCCAGGTGCAGCAGATCCAGCAGCAGGTCCAACAAGTCCAACAGGCCCAGGGTGGCGCTGCGCCAGGGCCACCACAGCAGCAAGCCAAGCAGCAGCCTCCTATGATGCTGCAGGTTGACGGAGCGGGGGACACGTCCTCAGAGgatgaggacgaggaggaggaggaatatgaTGAGGATGAAGATGAAGACAAGGATAAAGATGGAGGGGAGGACGGCCAGGTGGAGGAG GAGCCTCTGAACAGTGAAGATGACGTGAGTGATGAGGAGGACCAAGAACTGTTTGACACAGAGAACGTGGTGGTGTGCCAGTACGACAAG ATCCACAGAAGTAAGAACAAATGGAAGTTCCACCTGAAGGATGGTATCATGAACCTGAATGGCCGAGACTACGTCTTCTCCAAAGCCATCGGGGACGCTGAGTGGTAA
- the tshr gene encoding thyrotropin receptor, translating to MTENDRHRLQVITCALFTLVTLPIKTLGDTDSCPTVCECSEWKTYTISCFDIDVIPTFPTSTETIWLLETRLTSVPGDVFSNLVNISRIYISVDVTLAGLERHSFYNLKKMTHIEIRNAKSLSYIDPEAFKNLPNLKYLGIFNTGLTLFPDLTNIHSDDMNFILEIADHPYISEVPANSFRGITNQVLTVMLYSNGFTDIQHHAFNGTKLDAVYLHRNKHLTKMDERTFAGTVSGPMLLDVSLTGVSSLPTAGLESLRELMARNAWNLKKLPPIKTFKHLVTADLTYPSLCCGFKNLKKKRGYLEYIICNLTAFYDQHQKRSVGPLRVPSLQIDPASDTAADRHQKRSVGPLTVPSLQEDPTGDAADQQPSEVGFRDGVSRDTQGDPRRDFQSSLHYHAYFGGQPDDDVGFGETLKNPQEDTSQDFDSRYDYVVCEEGEEVTCAPAPDEFNPCEDIMGFSFLRVSVWFVSLLAVVGNMVALLVLLTSHYKLSVSRFLMCHLAFADLCMGIYLLLIASVDLHTRAEYYNHAIDWQTGPGCGLAGFFTVFASELSVYTLTVITLERWYAITFAMRLDRKLRLPHAAAVMLAGWLFCLLLAMLPLVGVSSYQKVSICLPMDTQSTAAQVYIVSVLILNILAFLVICACYIKIYCTVHNPHYRSGSKDTNIAKRMAVLIFTDFLCMAPISFYAMSAVLDRPLITVSNSKILLVLFYPLNSCANPFLYAIFTKAFRGDVFILLSKVGLCQRRAQLFRGQTVSSKGSSGVCHQGRRGKKRDKNEKGTGGPEEVPIHLQDRSGSGQTYLQPTSQQPSPENRSLDT from the exons ATGGCTTCTGGAGACGCGTCTGACATCAGTGCCAGGAGATGTTTTCTCCAACCTAGTCAACATCTCAAGGAT ATACATATCAGTGGACGTAACACTGGCAGGACTTGAGAGGCATTCCTTCTACAATCTAAAGAAAATGACCCACAT AGAGATCCGGAACGCAAAGAGTCTGTCGTACATCGACCCAGAAGCATTTAAGAACCTTCCAAACCTGAAATACCT GGGTATTTTCAATACTGGCCTCACCCTCTTTCCTGATCTCACCAACATCCACTCAGATGATATGAACTTTATACT TGAAATAGCTGATCATCCCTACATATCTGAGGTCCCAGCAAACTCATTCCGCGGTATTACCAACCAAGTGCTGACAGT GATGCTGTACAGTAATGGCTTCACCGACATTCAACATCATGCTTTCAACGGGACCAAACTGGATGCTGT gTACCTCCATAGGAACAAGCATCTGACCAAGATGGATGAAAGAACGTTTGCTGGCACTGTTAGTGGCCCAATGCTCCT TGACGTGTCCCTGACGGGGGTGTCATCCCTCCCCACAGCAGGCCTGGAATCTCTCAGGGAGCTGATGGCCCGCAACGCCTGGAACCTGAAGAAGCTCCCGCCAATCAAAACCTTCAAACACCTGGTTACCGCAGACCTCACCTACCCCTCCCTGTGCTGTGGTTTCAAGAACCTCAAGAAGAAGAGAGG ATACCTTGAGTACATCATCTGCAACCTGACAGCTTTCTACGACCAGCATCAAAAGAGATCAGTAGGTCCCCTCAGAGTCCCATCTCTTCAAATAGACCCAGCCTCTGACACTGCAGCAGACCGGCACCAGAAGAGATCCGTGGGTCCCCTCACAGTCCCATCCCTCCAAGAGGATCCCACGGGGGATGCAGCTGACCAGCAGCCCAGCGAGGTGGGCTTCAGAGATGGGGTGTCCAGAGACACCCAGGGAGATCCCCGGAGAGACTTCCAAAGCAGCCTCCACTACCACGCTTACTTCGGGGGCCAGCCGGATGATGACGTGGGCTTCGGGGAGACACTGAAG AACCCCCAGGAGGACACCAGCCAGGACTTCGACAGTCGCTACGACTACGTGGTCTGTGAGGAGGGCGAGGAGGTGACCTGCGCCCCTGCGCCGGACGAGTTCAACCCGTGCGAGGACATCATGGGCTTCAGCTTCCTGCGGGTGTCTGTGTGGTTCGTGTCCCTACTGGCTGTTGTAGGCAACATGGTGGCACTTCTAGTCCTCCTCACCTCTCACTACAAGCTCTCAGTCTCCCGCTTCCTCATGTGTCACCTGGCCTTCGCTGACCTCTGCATGGGGATATATCTCCTCCTCATCGCCTCTGTGGACCTTCACACCCGGGCAGAGTACTACAACCACGCCATCGACTGGCAGACCGGGCCGGGCTGCGGGTTAGCGGGGTTCTTTACCGTGTTTGCCAGCGAACTGTCGGTGTATACGCTGACGGTGATCACGCTAGAGAGGTGGTATGCAATAACGTTCGCCATGAGGCTGGACAGGAAGTTGCGTCTGCCCCATGCAGCTGCTGTGATGCTGGCTGGATGGTTGTTCTGCCTCCTCCTAGCGATGCTCCCCCTAGTGGGGGTTAGTAGTTACCAGAAG gtcagTATCTGCCTACCCATGGACACCCAGTCCACCGCGGCCCAGGTGTACATTGTCTCAGTCCTTATCCTCAACATCCTGGCATTTCTGGTCATCTGTGCCTGTTACATCAAGATCTACTGCACTGTCCATAACCCGCACTACCGGTCCGGCTCCAAAGACACCAACATCGCCAAACGCATGGCCGTCCTCATCTTCACGGACTTCCTGTGTATGGCGCCCATCTCTTTCTATGCCATGTCGGCGGTTCTGGACCGGCCTCTCATCACTGTTTCCAACTCTAAGATCCTGCTGGTGCTCTTCTACCCTCTCAACTCCTGTGCCAATCCCTTCCTGTACGCCATCTTCACCAAGGCCTTCAGGGGGGATGTCTTTATCCTGCTCAGTAAGGTGGGGCTGTGCCAGCGCCGGGCACAGCTCTTCAGGGGGCAGACGGTCAGTTCGAAGGGTAGCAGTGGGGTATGTCACCAGGGCCggagaggtaagaagagagacAAAAACGAGAAGGGAACAGGAGGACCAGAGGAGGTACCCATCCACCTGCAGGATCGTTCTGGGTCTGGTCAAACCTACCTCCAACCCACCTCCCAGCAACCCAGTCCGGAGAACCGTAGCCTGGACACATGA